From Roseibium alexandrii DFL-11, the proteins below share one genomic window:
- a CDS encoding amino acid ABC transporter ATP-binding protein — MIEIRGLEKYFGALQVLKGIDLDVAKGEVLSVIGASGSGKSTLLYCINGLEPIQKGSVVVDGTDVHDKATDINKLRQKLGMVFQQWNSFPHLTALENVALSPRIVKGKSRADAQEIAEQQLKHVGLADKLNVYPNALSGGQQQRLAIARALAMEPTYMLFDEATSALDPELVGEVLDTMRLLAEEGMTMICVTHEMGFARDVSDRVAYFHHGVMEEIGPPSQVFGDPQSEHTRKFLSNVR; from the coding sequence ATGATCGAGATTCGCGGTCTTGAGAAATACTTCGGCGCGCTTCAGGTCCTCAAAGGCATCGACCTTGACGTTGCAAAGGGCGAAGTTCTATCTGTCATTGGGGCATCAGGCTCCGGCAAATCGACGCTGCTCTACTGCATCAATGGCCTGGAACCGATCCAAAAAGGATCTGTTGTTGTCGACGGAACCGACGTCCATGACAAAGCGACCGACATCAACAAACTGCGCCAAAAGCTCGGCATGGTGTTTCAGCAGTGGAACAGCTTCCCGCATCTGACAGCATTGGAAAATGTCGCTCTGTCGCCTCGGATTGTAAAAGGCAAGTCACGTGCGGATGCCCAAGAGATTGCCGAACAACAGCTCAAACATGTTGGATTGGCAGACAAGCTTAATGTCTATCCGAATGCATTGTCGGGTGGGCAGCAGCAGCGGCTTGCAATCGCACGCGCCCTTGCCATGGAACCAACCTACATGTTGTTCGACGAGGCCACATCGGCACTCGATCCAGAGCTGGTCGGCGAAGTTCTCGATACCATGCGCCTGCTCGCCGAGGAAGGCATGACGATGATCTGCGTGACCCACGAAATGGGCTTCGCCCGAGATGTATCCGACAGGGTCGCCTACTTTCATCATGGTGTCATGGAAGAGATCGGACCTCCGAGTCAGGTCTTTGGTGATCCGCAGTCCGAGCACACTCGCAAGTTCCTGTCCAACGTCCGCTAA
- a CDS encoding CBS domain-containing protein, whose protein sequence is MPSSYQAPSRKDKIQEKTHSQTPVTNASTETATVGKILESKGKDVFSLRPQNTLHEAVVQLKEKRIGALIVKDAAGKLQGILSERDIVRRLAETPGQTLSQKVEDIMTRDVKTCSPGDQLISVLQTMTKGKFRHMPVVNGDIVVGIVTIGDVVNYRLQELEYESLQLKQLIVG, encoded by the coding sequence ATGCCGAGCTCTTATCAGGCCCCGAGCCGAAAAGACAAGATTCAAGAAAAGACACACAGCCAGACCCCTGTAACCAATGCGTCGACAGAAACCGCGACCGTTGGCAAGATTTTGGAGTCCAAAGGCAAGGATGTATTTTCACTGAGACCCCAGAACACGCTCCACGAAGCCGTTGTGCAGCTGAAAGAAAAACGGATTGGTGCCCTCATAGTCAAAGATGCTGCCGGAAAGCTCCAAGGCATCTTGTCTGAACGGGACATTGTCCGTCGCCTGGCAGAGACACCAGGCCAAACGCTTTCGCAAAAAGTGGAAGACATCATGACCCGGGACGTGAAAACCTGCTCCCCGGGAGATCAGTTGATTTCGGTTCTACAGACCATGACCAAAGGCAAGTTCCGGCACATGCCGGTGGTCAACGGCGACATTGTGGTTGGGATCGTGACGATTGGCGATGTGGTCAATTACCGGCTGCAGGAACTTGAGTACGAATCGCTTCAGCTCAAACAGCTGATCGTCGGCTAA
- a CDS encoding 4-hydroxyproline epimerase: protein MRVIDSHTAGEPTRLVVEGGPDLGPGSLIEKAACLEAEHMDFCASVVLEPRGHDAIIGALLLPPSQPDCAAAVIYFNNLQNLGMCGHATIGLAVTLAHMGRIDPGRHKFETPVGIVEVDLQDANTVSVVNVESYRLHKDVTVEVPGHGKVTGDVAWGGNWFFLVKESPFDLTLENVPALTAYTKTIRQALENAGVTGTDCAWIDHIELFGPPKDPFAQSRNFVLCPGGAYDRSPCGTGCSAKLACLAEDGVLAPGEDWIQESVIGSTYRISYQPGTTKGVIPTITGQAFVTSDAHLIFNPADPYRFGIRPQNWTTSWITRTLSVEHG, encoded by the coding sequence ATGCGCGTAATCGACAGCCACACTGCAGGCGAACCTACCCGGCTGGTGGTCGAGGGAGGTCCGGATCTTGGGCCCGGCTCCCTGATCGAAAAGGCTGCATGTCTGGAAGCTGAGCATATGGATTTCTGCGCCTCTGTGGTGCTCGAACCGCGCGGCCATGACGCGATTATAGGCGCCTTGCTACTGCCACCGAGCCAGCCGGATTGCGCCGCGGCCGTGATCTATTTCAACAACCTGCAGAACCTTGGCATGTGCGGTCACGCGACCATTGGCCTCGCGGTGACACTCGCGCATATGGGCCGGATTGACCCCGGTCGGCACAAGTTTGAGACGCCCGTTGGCATCGTGGAAGTGGATCTCCAGGACGCCAACACGGTGTCGGTCGTCAATGTGGAGAGCTATCGCCTGCACAAGGATGTCACGGTCGAGGTTCCTGGTCACGGCAAGGTTACCGGCGACGTTGCCTGGGGCGGCAACTGGTTCTTCCTGGTCAAGGAGAGCCCGTTTGACCTGACGCTGGAGAACGTTCCGGCACTGACGGCCTACACCAAGACCATCCGGCAAGCCCTCGAAAATGCGGGCGTAACAGGTACGGATTGTGCCTGGATCGATCACATCGAACTCTTCGGACCACCGAAAGATCCATTCGCGCAAAGCCGAAACTTCGTTCTTTGCCCCGGCGGGGCTTATGACCGCTCCCCCTGCGGTACAGGGTGTTCTGCCAAACTGGCCTGTCTTGCAGAAGATGGTGTGCTTGCACCTGGAGAAGACTGGATCCAGGAGAGTGTCATCGGCAGCACTTACAGGATCAGCTACCAGCCGGGCACCACCAAAGGCGTCATTCCAACGATCACCGGACAGGCTTTTGTCACCTCCGACGCACACCTGATTTTCAATCCGGCCGATCCCTACCGCTTCGGGATCCGGCCCCAAAACTGGACAACCTCATGGATTACAAGAACTTTATCGGTGGAGCATGGCTAG
- a CDS encoding aldehyde dehydrogenase family protein, protein MDYKNFIGGAWLATAESTPNVNPSDTTDILGHAAKGTVADLDKAIDAAHAVAPEWAASTPQQRFDVLDFIGTEILARKEELGTLLSREEGKTLPEGIGEAARAGQIFKFFAGEALRQTGDRLDSVRPGVEIDITRAPVGVIGLITPWNFPIAIPAWKLAPALCYGNTVILKPAELVPGCAHALVEIISRSGLPAGVVNLVMGRGSELGPHMIDSDKVNAISFTGSVPTGRGIAAACGAKLKKVQLEMGGKNPMVVLDDADLELAVDACLNGAFFSTGQRCTASSRLIVTEKIHDQFVATLYDRMMALKVGHALETGIQMGPVVDQRQLEQNLSYVEIAGKEGGKVLGGQQLDLATKGFFMAPALITETSNTMRINREEVFGPVASVIRVKDYDEALYVANDTEFGLSAGICTTSLKHAQHFKRNVQAGMVMVNLPTAGVDYHVPFGGTKGSSFGSREQGRYAAEFYTTVKTAYTLP, encoded by the coding sequence ATGGATTACAAGAACTTTATCGGTGGAGCATGGCTAGCGACAGCCGAGAGCACTCCCAATGTGAACCCGTCGGACACGACCGACATACTTGGCCATGCAGCCAAGGGGACTGTGGCGGATCTCGACAAAGCCATCGACGCTGCGCATGCAGTGGCTCCAGAGTGGGCCGCTTCCACGCCACAGCAACGGTTCGACGTTCTCGATTTCATCGGAACGGAAATTCTGGCGCGGAAGGAAGAGCTCGGCACGCTGCTCTCCCGTGAAGAAGGCAAGACATTGCCGGAGGGTATTGGTGAAGCCGCGCGTGCGGGCCAGATCTTCAAGTTCTTTGCCGGCGAAGCACTGCGCCAAACAGGTGACCGGCTCGATTCTGTCCGGCCTGGCGTGGAGATCGACATCACCCGCGCACCGGTCGGCGTCATCGGATTGATCACGCCATGGAATTTTCCGATCGCCATTCCGGCTTGGAAGCTCGCACCGGCGCTTTGCTACGGCAATACCGTCATCTTGAAACCGGCGGAACTGGTGCCTGGATGCGCCCATGCACTTGTCGAGATCATCTCCCGATCTGGCCTGCCAGCAGGTGTCGTCAATCTGGTCATGGGCCGGGGCTCCGAGCTCGGCCCGCACATGATCGACAGCGACAAGGTCAATGCGATTTCCTTCACCGGCTCGGTCCCGACGGGCCGCGGAATAGCCGCAGCCTGCGGGGCAAAACTAAAAAAGGTCCAGTTGGAAATGGGCGGCAAGAACCCAATGGTGGTTCTGGACGACGCCGATCTGGAACTCGCAGTAGATGCTTGCTTGAATGGTGCTTTCTTCTCCACCGGTCAGCGCTGCACCGCCAGCTCCCGGTTGATCGTCACAGAGAAGATCCACGACCAGTTTGTAGCAACGCTCTACGATCGGATGATGGCGCTCAAGGTCGGTCATGCGCTTGAAACCGGCATCCAGATGGGACCGGTGGTCGATCAACGCCAGCTCGAGCAGAACCTTTCCTATGTCGAGATCGCTGGCAAAGAAGGTGGCAAGGTTCTGGGCGGCCAACAATTGGATCTCGCCACCAAGGGTTTCTTTATGGCTCCGGCCTTGATCACGGAGACAAGCAACACAATGCGGATCAACCGCGAGGAAGTGTTTGGACCTGTCGCGTCCGTCATTAGGGTCAAGGACTATGACGAGGCATTGTACGTGGCCAACGACACGGAGTTCGGCCTCAGCGCAGGCATCTGCACCACCTCGCTGAAACACGCGCAACATTTCAAAAGGAATGTCCAAGCCGGAATGGTGATGGTCAACCTGCCAACCGCTGGCGTCGACTACCACGTTCCGTTTGGCGGCACAAAGGGGTCCAGCTTTGGCTCCCGCGAGCAGGGACGCTACGCGGCAGAGTTCTACACGACGGTCAAGACAGCCTACACCCTGCCGTAA
- a CDS encoding dihydrodipicolinate synthase family protein, with protein MSSNIFSGTIPALMTPCNADRTPDFDALVKKGQELISKGMSAVVYCGSMGDWPLLTDTERMEGVERLVKAGVPTIVGTGAVNTKSAVSHARHAAEVGAHGLMVIPRVLSRGISPIAQRNHFSAILSAAPNLPAVIYNSPYYGFATRADLFFDLRKEFPSLIGFKEFGGHDDLRYAAENITSQDADVTLMVGVDTAVYHGFVNCGATGAITGIGNALPDAVLHLVALCKKAAEGNAEARARAKELEEALGVLSSFDEGPDLVLYYKHLMFLNGEDEYRLHFNETDALTDAQRGYIEAQYQLFKTWYADWCGQGGVLAECA; from the coding sequence ATGTCCTCAAACATCTTTTCAGGTACCATTCCAGCGCTGATGACCCCTTGCAACGCAGACCGGACACCGGACTTCGATGCCCTGGTCAAAAAGGGACAAGAACTCATTTCAAAGGGTATGTCGGCCGTCGTTTACTGCGGCTCCATGGGGGACTGGCCGCTATTGACCGACACAGAGCGGATGGAAGGCGTTGAGCGTCTCGTCAAAGCCGGTGTGCCAACGATTGTCGGTACAGGCGCGGTCAACACAAAATCTGCGGTGTCCCATGCACGCCATGCCGCTGAAGTTGGCGCACATGGTTTGATGGTGATCCCACGGGTCCTCTCTCGCGGCATTTCTCCGATTGCCCAGCGCAATCACTTCAGCGCAATTCTGTCTGCGGCGCCAAACCTTCCGGCCGTCATTTACAACAGTCCCTATTATGGTTTTGCGACCCGCGCCGACTTGTTCTTTGACTTGCGCAAGGAGTTCCCGAGCCTGATCGGCTTCAAGGAGTTCGGCGGTCACGATGACCTGCGCTATGCGGCGGAAAACATCACGTCCCAAGACGCCGATGTGACCTTGATGGTGGGGGTCGACACTGCCGTCTACCACGGCTTTGTCAATTGCGGCGCAACCGGTGCAATCACTGGCATTGGCAACGCCCTGCCGGATGCCGTTCTGCATCTTGTGGCTCTCTGCAAAAAAGCAGCGGAAGGAAACGCCGAGGCGCGGGCCCGCGCGAAAGAACTCGAAGAAGCCCTTGGCGTGTTGTCGAGCTTCGATGAAGGCCCGGATCTTGTCCTCTATTACAAGCACCTGATGTTTCTGAACGGCGAAGACGAATACCGACTACATTTCAATGAGACAGACGCGCTGACGGATGCCCAGCGCGGTTACATCGAAGCGCAATATCAGCTTTTCAAGACTTGGTATGCCGACTGGTGCGGCCAAGGCGGAGTGCTGGCGGAATGCGCGTAA
- a CDS encoding GntR family transcriptional regulator, producing MKLKSMDISATASASSIVFDALRNAIIEGQLEEGEPLRQDEIARLFNTSRIPVREAISRLEEQGLVKTQRYKGAVVAGLSPEEVEEIFNLRALVEPEIIKNAVPRMSKEVLDQARAKCSAFSESKDPMEWGSLNRDFHETLYSASNLNYFLEIAGNAIDRVERQIRAQLVMSNGMERAGREHFAILDACESGEADTAAELTKAHIEGAKKSLLQFLPKA from the coding sequence ATGAAACTGAAATCAATGGATATTTCCGCCACAGCATCGGCCTCATCGATTGTCTTTGATGCTTTGCGGAATGCCATTATCGAAGGGCAGCTGGAGGAGGGTGAACCCCTTCGCCAGGACGAAATCGCGCGTCTTTTCAACACGAGCCGTATTCCTGTCCGCGAAGCAATTTCAAGGCTTGAGGAACAGGGGCTGGTCAAAACGCAGCGTTACAAAGGTGCGGTGGTCGCCGGTCTGTCGCCGGAGGAGGTTGAAGAAATCTTCAACCTTCGAGCACTTGTAGAACCTGAGATCATAAAGAACGCTGTGCCGAGGATGTCCAAAGAAGTGCTGGACCAAGCGCGCGCGAAGTGTTCCGCATTTTCAGAGTCCAAAGACCCGATGGAATGGGGCAGTCTGAACCGGGATTTTCATGAGACGCTCTACAGTGCGAGCAACCTCAATTACTTCCTGGAAATTGCCGGGAATGCGATCGATCGGGTTGAACGCCAGATCCGGGCTCAACTTGTCATGAGCAATGGCATGGAACGGGCTGGCCGGGAGCATTTCGCCATTCTTGATGCCTGCGAGAGCGGTGAGGCTGACACGGCGGCCGAGTTGACCAAGGCCCATATCGAGGGTGCGAAAAAGTCGTTGCTTCAGTTTTTGCCGAAAGCTTGA
- a CDS encoding amino acid ABC transporter permease: MFDYNFHWRPVMKSLPDLLEAGLLTLQVATLSMIIGIIIGLVLALIRLHLRGPLHWLASAWIELARNTPALFQLFFFGFGLGAFGLHLAPFTIVLAGLSFNCAGYLAENFRGGFQAVPDTQLRAARSLGMSAWQTYTRIIIPQVFRIVYHPLTNQLVWAVLMSSLGMLVGFRELSGETQFFASRTFRIFEYFAVTAIIYYVIVKVILGASRLLAWRLFRY; this comes from the coding sequence ATGTTTGACTACAATTTCCATTGGCGGCCGGTGATGAAAAGCCTGCCCGATCTTCTGGAAGCGGGCTTGCTCACGCTGCAAGTCGCCACGCTTTCGATGATCATCGGCATCATCATCGGTCTTGTCTTGGCGCTCATTCGACTGCACTTGCGCGGACCGTTACATTGGCTGGCATCGGCGTGGATCGAGTTGGCCCGCAACACCCCTGCCCTGTTCCAACTATTCTTTTTCGGATTCGGGCTTGGGGCGTTCGGTTTGCACCTCGCGCCGTTCACAATCGTTCTCGCCGGTCTCAGCTTCAATTGTGCCGGATACCTTGCAGAGAATTTTCGCGGCGGGTTTCAGGCAGTCCCCGACACGCAACTGCGCGCGGCGCGCAGCCTAGGCATGTCCGCTTGGCAGACCTATACCAGGATCATCATCCCGCAAGTGTTCCGCATCGTGTACCATCCGCTCACCAACCAGCTGGTCTGGGCCGTGTTGATGTCTTCGCTCGGCATGCTTGTCGGCTTTCGGGAACTCAGCGGCGAAACCCAATTCTTCGCCAGCCGGACCTTCCGCATCTTCGAATATTTCGCCGTGACAGCGATCATCTACTACGTGATCGTCAAGGTCATCCTCGGGGCATCCCGGCTGCTCGCCTGGCGTTTGTTCCGGTACTGA
- a CDS encoding peroxiredoxin produces MSLRINDVVPNFTAETDQGQITFHDWIGDSWAILFSHPKDFTPVCTTEFGAVAQLAAEWEKRGTKVIGVSVDSAEDHKKWKTDIEKVGGAAAGFPIIADEGLAVSKAFDMLPAEAYLPDGRTPADSATVRSVFIIGPDKQLKLSMTYPMTVGRNFAEVLRALDALQTSAKGVATPANWEVGQDVIIPPSVSDEDAKAKFGTFDAVLPYLRKTKMPA; encoded by the coding sequence ATGTCACTTCGTATCAATGATGTTGTTCCAAATTTCACCGCTGAAACGGATCAGGGGCAAATCACGTTTCACGACTGGATTGGCGACAGCTGGGCTATCCTTTTCAGCCACCCGAAAGATTTTACACCGGTCTGCACTACGGAGTTCGGCGCTGTAGCACAGCTGGCGGCTGAGTGGGAAAAGCGCGGCACGAAAGTCATTGGCGTTTCCGTGGACAGCGCTGAAGATCATAAAAAATGGAAGACCGACATCGAAAAGGTGGGCGGCGCGGCAGCCGGCTTCCCGATCATCGCTGATGAAGGTCTGGCCGTTTCAAAGGCATTCGACATGCTGCCGGCTGAAGCTTATCTGCCGGATGGCCGGACACCGGCCGACAGTGCCACCGTTCGCTCCGTGTTCATTATCGGTCCGGACAAGCAGTTGAAGCTGTCGATGACGTATCCGATGACTGTTGGCCGGAACTTTGCCGAAGTTCTACGTGCGCTCGACGCGCTGCAAACGTCTGCGAAAGGTGTCGCCACGCCAGCCAACTGGGAAGTTGGTCAGGATGTGATCATTCCGCCAAGCGTGAGTGACGAAGATGCGAAGGCGAAATTCGGCACATTTGACGCCGTTCTGCCTTATCTGCGTAAAACCAAAATGCCGGCTTAA
- a CDS encoding transporter substrate-binding domain-containing protein, producing the protein MFRNFTAAALFTFAAALPTQADTLDDVVDRGELRCGVVLDFPPIGYRDANNEPAGFDVDYCKDLAAALEVEATIYPVTWAERLPVIVTGRADVVFGATSDSLARARTVGFTIPYAIYYAQGVVNADSGIESFEDIRGKRVAGAIGTVPEQEWLKIAEEWGEEHLYQGYQSENEVFLAVAQGKADIGITTNTAVKPITDQYDTVLAGPRMPWTTDYTSVVGKREDVTWLNFLNLFVTHQVRSGRYAELWGKYVGGEAPELRIPGVLY; encoded by the coding sequence ATGTTCAGGAATTTCACGGCCGCCGCGTTGTTCACATTCGCAGCCGCGCTTCCAACCCAAGCTGATACGCTCGATGATGTCGTAGATCGCGGGGAGCTGCGCTGCGGCGTTGTGCTCGACTTTCCGCCAATCGGGTATCGGGACGCGAACAACGAACCGGCAGGTTTTGACGTCGACTACTGCAAGGACCTCGCCGCCGCGCTTGAGGTCGAGGCAACCATATATCCGGTCACTTGGGCCGAGCGCCTGCCAGTTATCGTGACGGGCCGGGCCGATGTTGTCTTTGGCGCGACATCCGACAGCCTGGCCCGCGCACGCACCGTCGGCTTCACAATTCCTTACGCGATCTACTATGCGCAAGGTGTCGTCAACGCTGACAGTGGCATCGAATCCTTTGAAGACATCCGCGGCAAACGCGTTGCGGGAGCGATTGGCACGGTCCCGGAACAAGAATGGCTGAAAATCGCCGAGGAATGGGGTGAAGAGCACCTCTACCAAGGCTATCAGTCCGAAAATGAAGTCTTTCTCGCCGTTGCACAGGGCAAGGCTGACATTGGCATCACGACGAACACGGCCGTAAAGCCAATCACAGATCAATATGACACCGTTCTCGCGGGGCCGCGCATGCCCTGGACTACAGACTATACATCGGTTGTCGGCAAGCGCGAAGACGTGACCTGGCTGAACTTCCTCAACCTTTTCGTCACGCACCAGGTCCGCTCCGGCCGTTATGCGGAGCTCTGGGGAAAATACGTTGGCGGTGAAGCGCCTGAACTGCGCATCCCGGGCGTCCTGTATTGA
- a CDS encoding amino acid ABC transporter permease — MQQSISFFSGFGVNDLWFLGEAALRTLWISAVSISAGTVLGVLFGWILYEAKFLGAVTLAPILDVFRSVPMIIQLVLFYNFAPIIGLDFGPFGSGVVVLTLYAASLVANVARGGIEAVGKPMRRAARSLGMSYWQDMRHVVFPIGGRAVFPSWVGVALGVMKDSALVSVLGYVELVKASQILITRTQEPFLILAIAGAFYFALSYPISRYAAQLEKRWAQ; from the coding sequence ATGCAACAATCCATAAGCTTCTTCAGCGGTTTTGGTGTCAACGACCTGTGGTTTCTGGGCGAGGCAGCCCTTCGGACCCTCTGGATTTCCGCTGTCTCGATTTCCGCCGGCACGGTTCTTGGAGTTCTTTTCGGCTGGATTCTCTATGAGGCAAAATTCCTGGGCGCTGTAACTCTGGCACCGATTCTGGATGTTTTCCGCTCGGTTCCGATGATCATTCAGCTGGTTCTTTTTTACAATTTCGCCCCGATCATTGGGCTGGACTTTGGACCATTCGGCTCAGGCGTTGTTGTTCTGACCCTCTATGCCGCCTCCCTGGTAGCCAATGTTGCCCGCGGCGGCATTGAGGCTGTCGGCAAGCCGATGCGCCGTGCGGCACGCTCCCTTGGCATGAGTTACTGGCAGGACATGCGCCATGTGGTGTTTCCGATCGGTGGCCGTGCCGTTTTCCCCTCGTGGGTAGGTGTTGCCCTCGGCGTGATGAAAGACAGCGCGCTGGTCTCGGTCCTTGGCTATGTCGAACTCGTGAAAGCCAGCCAGATCCTCATCACAAGGACACAGGAACCCTTCCTGATCCTCGCTATCGCCGGCGCGTTCTACTTCGCGCTGTCCTATCCGATCTCGCGCTATGCCGCACAACTGGAAAAAAGGTGGGCCCAATGA
- a CDS encoding NAD(P)/FAD-dependent oxidoreductase — protein sequence MTYLAGQPLKILSDPNVQDVIVIGAGVIGISAALALQADGRKVTVLDRQDSSPRASDMNAGAFAFADIMPLAAPGILRKAPKWLLDPLGPLSVPPAYAFKILPWLVRFWRASLPGRYQKSLSAQASLMKLSQDALERLISDTSAEELIRRDGQLQLYEREREFQASLPGWELRRKHSVNFKLLKSAEEIADIQPGIDSRFSFAGFTPDWINTCDPAAWLSHLTNVFRTRGGNVIEANATQLRSTGNGVEIQSVNGIHCASQVIVAAGAWSHHLAKTLGDTIPLETERGYNTTLPSTGFDLKTHLTFPGHGFVITRINDGIRVGGAVELGGLQLPANYKRAEILLEKARSFLPELDKKTGHQWMGFRPSLPDSLPVIGPSSKDKRVIYAFGHGHLGLTQSAGTAELVRALSNKTQPPIDLAAYSPNRF from the coding sequence ATGACCTATCTGGCGGGGCAGCCTCTCAAGATTTTATCGGATCCCAACGTGCAAGATGTGATTGTCATCGGAGCCGGCGTAATCGGCATCTCTGCAGCCCTCGCCCTTCAGGCAGATGGCCGCAAGGTAACAGTTCTCGACCGCCAAGACAGCAGTCCACGAGCCTCGGACATGAACGCCGGTGCTTTTGCGTTTGCGGACATCATGCCGCTTGCCGCGCCTGGCATCTTGCGCAAGGCGCCAAAGTGGCTGCTGGATCCCTTGGGACCTTTGTCCGTTCCCCCTGCTTATGCGTTCAAGATCCTTCCATGGCTGGTGCGTTTCTGGCGGGCCAGTTTGCCGGGCCGATACCAAAAGAGCCTCTCGGCACAGGCCAGTTTGATGAAGCTGTCGCAGGATGCTCTTGAAAGGCTGATCAGTGACACTTCAGCTGAAGAGCTGATCCGCAGAGACGGCCAATTACAGCTTTATGAACGCGAAAGGGAATTTCAGGCAAGCCTGCCCGGTTGGGAGTTGCGCCGGAAACATAGCGTCAATTTCAAGCTTCTAAAGTCCGCGGAAGAGATCGCGGACATTCAGCCCGGCATCGATAGTCGCTTTTCTTTCGCCGGCTTCACGCCGGATTGGATCAATACCTGTGATCCAGCGGCCTGGCTTTCCCATTTGACGAACGTCTTCCGGACGCGTGGCGGAAACGTGATCGAAGCAAATGCAACGCAGCTCCGGTCAACGGGCAACGGGGTTGAGATCCAATCAGTAAATGGGATCCACTGCGCGTCTCAGGTCATTGTTGCTGCCGGTGCCTGGTCGCACCACTTGGCCAAAACGCTCGGCGACACGATCCCGCTGGAAACCGAGCGCGGTTACAACACAACACTTCCGTCAACTGGCTTCGATTTGAAGACGCACCTGACCTTCCCGGGCCACGGCTTTGTAATTACGCGCATTAACGATGGCATCCGGGTCGGCGGGGCAGTTGAATTGGGCGGCTTGCAGCTTCCCGCCAACTACAAGCGGGCCGAGATCCTTCTTGAGAAGGCCAGATCCTTTTTGCCCGAGCTCGATAAGAAAACCGGACACCAATGGATGGGTTTTCGCCCTTCCTTGCCGGACAGCCTTCCGGTGATCGGGCCCTCATCGAAAGACAAACGGGTCATCTACGCCTTCGGGCACGGCCATCTCGGACTGACCCAATCAGCCGGCACCGCCGAACTGGTCCGTGCGCTTTCGAACAAAACACAGCCACCAATCGACCTTGCGGCGTATTCGCCAAAC
- the nqrM gene encoding (Na+)-NQR maturation NqrM, giving the protein METFVLAFALLLTVILGMAIGVIFSGRTIKGSCGGLNAISGADHCMVCKKEIDPDSPLRDRLQCPRARKQLAEMEG; this is encoded by the coding sequence GTGGAAACGTTTGTTCTGGCTTTCGCGCTGCTCTTGACCGTCATCCTCGGCATGGCGATTGGCGTGATTTTTTCTGGCAGAACAATCAAGGGAAGCTGCGGTGGATTGAATGCAATTTCCGGCGCGGACCATTGCATGGTCTGCAAAAAGGAAATCGATCCGGACAGCCCGCTCCGCGACCGCCTGCAGTGCCCACGCGCACGCAAGCAACTTGCTGAAATGGAAGGCTGA